One Tripterygium wilfordii isolate XIE 37 chromosome 10, ASM1340144v1, whole genome shotgun sequence DNA segment encodes these proteins:
- the LOC120007050 gene encoding vesicle-associated protein 4-1-like, with amino-acid sequence MGVDENKAETELKIWSLCRRPFWLSRSGGTSSTTISSGSASRNVYQQTQSQQLGETSSVNSVNTVSLVAKSLLPTRRRLKLDPPQKLYFPYEPGKQARSAIGIKNTSKSHVAFKFQTTAPKSCYMRPPGGILAPGESIVATVFKFVEPPESDEKPVEQKSKVKFKIMSLKVKGEMEYVPELFDEQKDQVAVEQILRVVFLDPERPSPALEKLKHQLAEAEAALGSKKKPPEDTGPRIVGEGLVIDEWKERRERYLARQQVEGLIVDSV; translated from the exons ATGGGTGTTGACGAGAATAAAGCAGAGACTGAATTGAAAATTTGGAGTCTATGTAGACGGCCGTTTTGGCTATCGAGAAGTGGTGGTACTTCTTCTACTACAATTTCTTCTGGTTCTGCGAGTCGGAATGTGTATCAACAAACCCAAAGTCAGCAGCTTGGAGAGACATCCAGTGTGAATTCTGTTAATACGGTGTCGCTGGTTGCGAAGTCTCTGCTGCCTACTAGAAGGAGACTCAAGCTTGATCCCCCTCAGAAGCTCTACTTTCCCT ATGAACCTGGTAAACAGGCCAGGAGCGCAATTGGCATTAAAAACACTTCTAAGTCTCATGTAGCTTTCAAG TTTCAAACAACTGCACCAAAGAGTTGTTACATGCGTCCTCCAGGAGGTATACTTGCTCCTGGAGAAAGTATTGTTGCTACAG TATTCAAGTTTGTGGAGCCTCCAGAGAGTGATGAGAAACCAGTAGAACAAAAGAGCAAGGTTAAATTCAAGATCATGAGCTTAAAAGTGAAAGGCGAAATGGAATATGTTCCAGAACTG TTTGATGAGCAAAAAGATCAAGTTGCGGTGGAACAGATATTACGGGTTGTTTTTCTTGATCCAGAACGTCCTAGCCCC GCATTGGAGAAACTTAAACACCAGCTGGCAGAGGCTGAGGCTGCTCTTGGGTCGAAGAAGAAGCCTCCTGAAGACACAGGGCCACGGATTGTTGGGGAAGGCCTTGTTATTGATGAATGG AAAGAACGGAGAGAAAGGTACCTGGCTCGGCAGCAGGTTGAAGGTCTCATTGTCGATTCTGTGTAA